One window of the Streptococcus parasanguinis ATCC 15912 genome contains the following:
- the rlmB gene encoding 23S rRNA (guanosine(2251)-2'-O)-methyltransferase RlmB yields MENNDIVYGVHAVTEALQANTGNKLYIQEDLRGKNVDKIKALAAEKKVSISWTPKKTLQEMTEGAVHQGFVLRVAAFAYTDLAVILKQTVQEENPLLLILDGLTDPHNLGSILRTADATNVSGVIIPKHRAVGVTPVVSKTSTGAVEHIPIARVTNLSQTLDKLKEEGFWIFGTDMNGTPSHQWNTAGKLALIIGNEGKGISANIKKQVDEMITIPMNGHVQSLNASVAAAILMYEVFRNRL; encoded by the coding sequence ATGGAAAATAACGATATCGTATACGGTGTTCACGCAGTCACCGAGGCTTTACAAGCCAATACAGGCAATAAATTATATATTCAAGAAGACCTACGAGGAAAAAATGTCGACAAAATCAAGGCCTTAGCAGCTGAGAAAAAAGTGTCAATTTCTTGGACTCCAAAGAAAACCCTGCAGGAAATGACAGAAGGAGCTGTTCACCAAGGCTTCGTTCTTCGTGTGGCAGCCTTTGCTTATACAGACTTGGCAGTGATTCTGAAACAGACAGTCCAAGAAGAGAACCCGCTTTTGTTGATTCTCGATGGCTTAACAGATCCGCACAATCTTGGATCCATCTTGCGTACAGCTGATGCGACCAATGTCTCAGGCGTCATCATTCCTAAGCATCGGGCAGTAGGGGTAACCCCAGTAGTTTCAAAAACTTCTACCGGAGCAGTGGAACACATTCCCATTGCACGTGTGACAAATCTTAGCCAAACCTTAGACAAGCTCAAGGAAGAAGGCTTCTGGATCTTTGGGACCGACATGAACGGCACGCCATCTCACCAGTGGAATACGGCTGGTAAGTTAGCCTTGATCATCGGCAATGAAGGAAAAGGGATCTCAGCCAATATTAAAAAGCAAGTCGATGAGATGATCACCATTCCCATGAATGGTCATGTGCAAAGCCTCAATGCCAGTGTGGCAGCAGCCATCCTTATGTATGAGGTCTTTCGTAATCGACTATAA
- a CDS encoding aromatic acid exporter family protein, translating to MPLFQRTIKLTLATCLAAALAYALGLTYAISAGVIAILSISDTRRSTIKQAYQRFMSTLLALAIGSLAFSFLGFNLWALGVFIALYVPCAFLLGWQIGITPSTVLVTHLLIEQSTSWGLLLNELALFLIGTSFALLANLYMPSNQAAIDHYHDVVEDQLKKILGRFVEFLGKGDGRNDARLIKELDGILKDALNLVYLDHSNHLFHQTNYHIHYFEMRKRQNDILRDMAENVNRCQLAASESMILAELFKKTAQQLSQENPAQDLLDDITQYLAIFRERPLPKTREEFETRATLLQLLRDLENFIQIKVDFYQQFHKVNE from the coding sequence ATGCCTCTTTTTCAACGAACCATCAAGCTCACCTTGGCCACCTGTTTAGCAGCGGCCCTTGCTTATGCTCTGGGCTTGACCTATGCCATCTCAGCTGGCGTCATTGCCATCTTGAGTATCTCGGATACACGTCGCAGCACCATCAAGCAGGCCTACCAGCGCTTTATGTCAACCTTGCTGGCCCTTGCTATCGGAAGTCTCGCCTTTTCCTTTTTAGGGTTCAACCTCTGGGCATTGGGTGTCTTTATCGCTCTCTATGTTCCTTGTGCCTTTCTATTGGGCTGGCAGATCGGCATCACGCCTAGTACGGTGCTGGTCACCCATCTCTTGATTGAGCAGTCTACTTCCTGGGGACTCTTGCTCAATGAACTTGCTCTCTTTTTAATTGGAACCAGCTTTGCCTTGCTGGCCAATCTCTATATGCCTTCGAATCAGGCGGCGATCGATCATTACCATGATGTTGTTGAAGACCAACTGAAAAAGATCCTTGGTCGTTTTGTGGAATTTCTTGGTAAAGGGGATGGTCGCAATGATGCTCGCTTGATTAAGGAGTTGGATGGTATCCTAAAGGACGCTTTAAATCTAGTTTATCTAGACCATTCCAACCACCTCTTTCACCAAACCAACTACCATATTCACTACTTCGAAATGCGCAAGCGACAAAACGATATCCTGCGAGATATGGCAGAAAACGTCAACCGCTGTCAGTTGGCGGCGAGTGAAAGTATGATCCTTGCTGAACTTTTTAAGAAGACGGCTCAACAGTTAAGTCAGGAAAATCCTGCCCAAGATCTTCTAGATGATATTACTCAGTATTTGGCGATCTTCCGCGAACGCCCTCTTCCTAAGACCCGTGAGGAATTTGAAACACGCGCTACCTTACTCCAACTTTTAAGAGACTTAGAAAATTTCATCCAGATCAAGGTTGATTTTTACCAACAATTTCATAAAGTTAACGAATAA
- a CDS encoding NYN domain-containing protein encodes MKRKILLVDGYNMIAFWQETRQLFQKSELDAARNILLQKLSHYASFEGIEVICVFDAQYMPGVRQTYEEFNVQVVFTGEDETADDYIERLAAELNTPLHQVSVATSDLNEQWTVFAQGALRVSARELEKRVAVVKGNLNQAQRGVNDQKPPMRPLDHEVLRQLQEMMGDK; translated from the coding sequence ATGAAACGAAAAATCTTATTGGTTGACGGCTATAATATGATTGCCTTTTGGCAGGAGACCCGCCAGCTCTTTCAAAAAAGTGAGCTCGATGCAGCCCGCAATATCCTTCTGCAAAAACTGAGCCACTATGCTAGCTTTGAAGGGATCGAAGTCATCTGTGTCTTTGATGCCCAGTATATGCCAGGAGTGCGGCAGACCTATGAGGAGTTCAATGTTCAGGTGGTCTTTACCGGTGAGGATGAAACGGCAGATGACTATATCGAGCGCTTGGCGGCAGAGCTCAACACGCCCCTCCACCAAGTATCGGTCGCAACCAGTGACTTAAATGAGCAATGGACTGTCTTTGCTCAAGGGGCCCTTCGGGTATCCGCTAGAGAGTTAGAAAAACGGGTCGCAGTCGTCAAAGGAAACCTCAATCAGGCGCAGCGAGGGGTCAACGATCAAAAACCACCCATGCGACCACTCGATCACGAAGTATTACGACAATTACAAGAAATGATGGGAGACAAGTAA
- a CDS encoding LPXTG-anchored zinc carboxypeptidase, with translation MKSSYKKHLYTTTLSLSAAVLLSVIGHGQASADSLEAPQTEPSTVLEATPATEQPVTAETTSPATATEVTPASPAERAATSDATSTTEVTPAASPVTNRATTTADQATRLADSTIYLSEKSTIDDKVQEKAQAAGKISWTLDNKPLSEWKTWDMETGTLSKDPFLTITETANGNDLDLHIDVQDLFGEDLSLRSPNNIRRTYRNYIGNHELVGTNADLGITINKTLVFRPYQDYHTHEEMLAAIEKSKEEAKPDRLVQLETLGKSAQGRDMKMGIVSKDQASIDHYLSSTNPTALTKPSEMLAALKDKTLDYKLPVLVHNTHADEQPGIDIITGLFNTFATKEKVTFNTTDEAGNAKTVTLDIPTLLNKFIFLFDFTENPDGDALNLRALANGLDPNRDASYQTNPEVRTVIQMINKWNPIALYDLHGFVKEFLIEPATPPHDPNFEYDLLSDLMLENAHHMGRAGVANSKYNSYIIPKLDWGDGWDDSFSGYTGVYAVYHGILGHTIEIPESNQESYNAGRNAVLGGIDFLNQDTDRLLEMRLNFYLRGLNKTEDPKAENELVGPNGEIVGRVKNGRPKFFPDYYVIPMSLDKDNDAQEAFNMIDYFKRNGVLVKELKEDIGNYKKGDLVIDMAQAKRGYANHILYKGSNESAWAAMYAELLVNFPDMRGFKSEPVFADGLFNGKLGEVTTTRATRTSEIDPKAPYYVIANTSASAVKAVNQAIAQGKSVYLTDDGYIVDRDTFASLLPNYAIYGDALYKIPSGPTLKPMKVYSPNYHYNWAGVDAPAHTSLVLEKLGFQIVNTPEEADVVILESNRFDASIFGKKPTLVIGGEAMQKLEKLGVLTGFDAEKLKGGSDYEGLMKAIIDDQDPLTSGYKKNTLFYSNSGNWIEKVPEHFKTLMSIAPSDYYIAGWWPHNDVLANKVMAISGELMGQPLFVYAGNPTNRQHPVHFFRWVTNAIFGSKLASLMDYVPAKEPDQVVVPIHNQTSNPQPILAKKDTPKVLLPQKEMTTKNEESVQALTYQVGQSFQESPAKAQLPQTGEDTTAHFILSGFLLAVSGGFLLLKKKEVE, from the coding sequence ATGAAGTCTTCGTATAAGAAACATTTGTACACTACAACACTCAGCCTCTCAGCGGCTGTCTTGCTTTCCGTTATCGGTCATGGCCAAGCTTCAGCCGATAGCTTAGAAGCGCCTCAAACGGAACCAAGCACGGTCCTTGAAGCGACACCTGCTACTGAGCAACCTGTGACAGCCGAGACGACTAGTCCCGCTACAGCCACAGAAGTAACTCCTGCTAGTCCTGCAGAAAGAGCAGCGACTTCTGATGCGACTTCTACTACAGAAGTTACTCCAGCCGCTAGTCCAGTCACTAACCGTGCTACAACGACCGCTGACCAAGCGACACGATTGGCAGATAGCACCATTTATCTCTCTGAAAAGAGTACGATTGATGACAAAGTCCAAGAAAAAGCTCAAGCTGCTGGCAAGATCAGCTGGACTTTAGACAATAAGCCTCTCTCTGAGTGGAAAACCTGGGATATGGAGACAGGAACACTGAGCAAGGATCCATTCCTTACCATCACAGAGACCGCAAACGGAAATGATCTGGATCTCCACATTGACGTGCAGGATCTCTTTGGTGAAGATCTCAGTCTTCGTAGCCCAAATAATATTCGCCGGACTTACCGCAACTACATCGGCAATCATGAGCTGGTCGGAACCAATGCAGACTTAGGAATCACCATCAATAAGACCCTTGTTTTTCGACCATACCAAGACTACCATACACATGAAGAAATGCTAGCTGCTATCGAAAAATCCAAGGAAGAAGCGAAACCTGATCGTTTGGTGCAGCTGGAAACTCTTGGCAAGAGTGCCCAAGGCCGGGATATGAAGATGGGGATCGTGAGCAAGGACCAAGCCAGCATCGATCACTACCTTTCTAGTACCAACCCTACAGCTTTGACTAAGCCAAGCGAAATGCTAGCCGCACTAAAAGACAAGACCTTGGATTACAAATTACCTGTCTTAGTCCACAACACCCACGCGGATGAACAGCCAGGCATTGATATCATCACAGGCCTCTTCAATACTTTTGCGACCAAGGAAAAGGTGACCTTTAACACTACAGATGAAGCTGGAAATGCTAAAACTGTCACTCTAGATATTCCAACCTTGCTCAATAAATTCATCTTCTTATTTGACTTCACGGAAAACCCAGATGGGGATGCTCTCAACCTGCGGGCCCTAGCAAACGGGCTCGATCCAAACCGGGATGCCAGCTACCAAACCAACCCTGAAGTTCGCACGGTTATCCAAATGATCAACAAATGGAATCCGATCGCTCTCTACGACTTACACGGTTTTGTCAAAGAATTCTTAATCGAACCTGCAACGCCACCACATGATCCGAACTTCGAATACGATCTTCTGTCAGACCTGATGCTAGAAAATGCCCATCATATGGGACGGGCAGGAGTTGCCAATTCTAAATACAATAGTTACATCATTCCAAAACTGGATTGGGGCGATGGCTGGGATGACTCCTTCTCTGGCTATACAGGGGTTTATGCTGTCTACCATGGTATCTTAGGCCATACTATCGAAATTCCGGAATCTAACCAAGAGTCCTATAACGCGGGTCGCAATGCTGTCCTAGGCGGAATTGACTTCCTCAACCAAGATACAGACCGTCTCCTTGAGATGCGTCTCAACTTCTACCTGCGCGGTCTCAATAAAACCGAAGATCCAAAAGCCGAAAATGAACTGGTCGGCCCAAATGGAGAAATCGTTGGACGTGTGAAAAACGGTCGTCCGAAATTCTTCCCAGACTACTACGTCATCCCAATGAGCCTCGACAAAGACAACGATGCCCAAGAAGCCTTCAATATGATCGACTACTTCAAACGCAATGGTGTCCTCGTTAAGGAACTCAAAGAAGATATTGGTAACTATAAAAAAGGGGACTTAGTCATTGACATGGCCCAAGCCAAACGTGGCTATGCCAACCATATTCTCTACAAGGGCTCCAACGAATCTGCCTGGGCTGCTATGTATGCAGAGCTGCTGGTCAACTTCCCAGATATGAGAGGGTTCAAGTCCGAACCTGTCTTTGCGGATGGTCTTTTCAACGGAAAATTAGGAGAAGTCACCACCACCCGCGCCACTCGTACCTCTGAGATCGATCCAAAAGCTCCTTACTATGTGATCGCAAATACTTCAGCCAGTGCCGTTAAAGCTGTCAACCAGGCTATTGCACAAGGAAAATCTGTCTACCTAACAGATGATGGCTACATCGTTGACCGCGATACCTTTGCTTCGCTCCTACCAAACTATGCCATTTATGGTGATGCCCTCTACAAGATACCAAGCGGCCCAACCTTGAAACCGATGAAGGTCTACTCTCCAAACTACCACTATAATTGGGCTGGAGTAGATGCGCCTGCTCATACTAGTTTGGTCCTTGAAAAATTAGGCTTCCAAATCGTCAATACGCCAGAAGAAGCGGATGTTGTTATTTTGGAAAGCAACCGCTTTGACGCTTCCATTTTTGGTAAAAAACCAACCCTTGTCATTGGTGGGGAAGCCATGCAAAAATTGGAAAAATTGGGAGTTCTTACAGGATTTGACGCTGAAAAACTAAAAGGCGGTAGTGACTACGAAGGCTTGATGAAAGCCATCATTGATGATCAGGATCCATTGACCAGCGGATACAAGAAGAATACCCTCTTCTACTCCAACTCAGGAAACTGGATTGAAAAGGTTCCAGAGCATTTCAAGACCTTGATGAGCATCGCTCCGAGCGATTATTATATTGCAGGTTGGTGGCCACATAACGATGTTCTGGCTAACAAAGTCATGGCCATCTCTGGAGAACTGATGGGACAACCACTCTTTGTCTATGCAGGAAATCCAACCAACCGTCAACACCCTGTCCACTTCTTCCGCTGGGTAACCAATGCGATCTTTGGCAGCAAGTTGGCAAGTTTGATGGATTACGTTCCAGCTAAAGAACCAGATCAAGTGGTGGTTCCAATTCATAACCAAACAAGCAATCCACAGCCAATCTTAGCCAAGAAGGATACTCCTAAAGTGCTCCTTCCACAAAAAGAAATGACAACTAAAAATGAAGAAAGCGTGCAAGCCTTGACTTACCAAGTAGGACAAAGCTTCCAAGAAAGTCCAGCCAAGGCACAATTGCCACAAACTGGAGAAGACACAACTGCGCACTTCATTCTTTCCGGCTTCTTGTTAGCCGTTAGCGGAGGCTTCCTCCTCTTGAAAAAGAAAGAAGTTGAGTAA